One part of the Anopheles coustani chromosome 2, idAnoCousDA_361_x.2, whole genome shotgun sequence genome encodes these proteins:
- the LOC131266206 gene encoding G-box-binding factor-like encodes MGLSSSKQSSNRSGYPGNYSSDPHNYYAQNYNGSQNINRPNQTVQSHRSQYQHQQQKQLVHQQQAQQAQLRQQHKQQHHRQQLNQQHPQPFQQQQLHRQQQYQNPQMQQRQQLQVQQQQQRNQPKNQQQLKKQQQQKKQQQHDQQILTQSNRNTEECFVCGHEGHSGFRCFHRNMTCHICKEPGHLASVCKEKMHHAESIYKPKNKPPKNPTHRNSKT; translated from the exons ATGGGATTGAGTAGTTCGAAGCAAAGCAGTAACCGTTCCGGTTATCCTGGAAACTATTCCAGTGATCCGCACAACTATTACGCGCAAAACTACAACGGATCGCAAAATATAAATCGCCCGAACCAAACGGTACAATCACACAGAAGCCAGTATCAACATCAGCAACAAAAGCAACTGGTTCATCAGCAACAGGCGCAACAGGCACAACTGCGTCAGCAGCATAAGCAGCAACACCATCGGCAGCAGCTAAACCAGCAGCATCCGCAACCATttcaacagcaacagctgCACCGACAGCAACAGTATCAGAATCCACAAATGCAACAGAGGCAGCAGCTACAggttcaacaacaacaacagcgaaATCAgccaaaaaatcaacaacaattgaaaaaacaacagcagcaaaagaagcagcagcagcatgatCAGCAAATTCTAACACAAAGTAATAGGAACACGGAGGAGTGCTTTGTCTGCGGTCATGAAGGTCACAGTGGCTTCCGTTGTTTTCATCGAAACATGACGTGCCACATCTGTAAAGAACCCGGCCACTTAGCATCGGTTTGCAAGGAAAAAATGCACCATGCAGAAAGCATTTacaaaccgaaaaataaaccaccgaAAAATCCTACTCATCG GAACAGCAAGACATGA
- the LOC131266203 gene encoding uncharacterized protein LOC131266203, translated as MSFLRTFRSNLILSTAPPGNDRTMRNGSSNVKAATAAGTTKTTSSSGTRKHSTSGRGTMEDAGDGSDRAHSGRRASSATLQGRNGAKHSSSSSGSGRYGKENPAPIVVYLDKQQHQHHDERKQPASILRTNTFTKHDDEQEQRSRNAITRSDTFTINESSDETLVDSNTYSRHGTSAVPVTRDVFEPLYAKNIELSSHERLPVVVDSRTYRKKSLKSSKPVQKVESFIKRFERTLFSKSNSGGDAPKGRKNSSATSEVGGTGGPRFRDVGINCKLDEEEKFRAKLEAMRRSRQDSRDSLVSQRDDRRRSQSPTKRLLERGSTYDRLSASSHSNGVVVLPLKEDQGSASPSPPPEGGMGTRGSTLLRQTESSFLKSRQKEIEMGYSVVNKRQSGSLSLPGGSPERGKVNSGTWRTSRAVGYTDDEVQPRDRQYTTARGSASREDYPGDREDQNSLYVRYPFRTDTYRTLKEEYDEKQHQRQHTSRPTKPIGIASPRMNEARPGDRSPEPMSRKDSLPTDLPKYTFGTEQLQQRRSRFQQFQKSFQKMDDSASEVSVQQSFFVPI; from the exons ATGTCCTTTCTACGGACGTTTCGTTCAAACCTGATCCTCAGTACCGCCCCACCCGGGAACGATCGTACGATGCGAAACGGTTCGTCCAACGTGAAGGCAGCGACGGCGGCGGGCACGACAAAAACGACGTCTTCCAGCGGGACGCGCAAACATTCAACAAGTGGTCGAGGTACGATGGAAGATGCCGGCGATGGCTCGGATCGTGCCCACAGTGGGAGGCGGGCGAGTTCAGCCACACTGCAGGGTCGCAACGGTGCTAAACACAGCTCGTCCTCGTCCGGCAGTGGACGATATGGTAAAGAAAATCCGGCCCCGATCGTGGTGTATCTGGATaaacagcaacatcagcatcatGACGAGAGGAAACAGCCGGCAAGCATCCTGCGTACGAATACGTTCACGAAGCACGACGACGAGCAGGAGCAGAGGAGTCGGAATGCGATCACCAGAAGTGACACGTTTACCATTAACGAGTCCAGCGATGAGACGTTGGTGGACAGTAATACCTATTCCCGACATGGAA CATCAGCAGTGCCTGTTACTAGGGATGTGTTTGAACCTTTGTACGCAAAAAACATTGAGCTGAGCTCGCATGAGCGacttccggtggtggtggactcTCGTACCTATCGCAAGAAATCCCTCAAGTCGTCCAAACCCGTCCAGAAGGTCGAAAGCTTCATCAAACGCTTCGAGCGAACGCTGTTCAGCAAATCGAACTCCGGTGGTGACGCACCGAAAGGGCGCAAGAACTCCAGTGCCACCTCGGAGGTTGGCGGAACCGGTGGACCACGGTTTCGCGACGTCGGCATCAACTGCAAGTTGGACGAAGAGGAGAAGTTTCGGGCGAAGCTGGAAGCGATGCGGAGATCACGGCAAGACTCGCGCGACTCACTCGTAAGCCAACGTGACGATCGCCGCCGTAGTCAGTCGCCCACGAAGCGATTGTTGGAGCGTGGTTCCACCTACGATCGCCTATCGGCCTCGTCGCACTCGAACGGAGTCGTCGTGTTGCCGCTGAAGGAAGATCAGGGAAGTGCCAGTCCATCGCCACCGCCCGAGGGGGGTATGGGAACGCGCGGTTCTACCCTATTACGTCAGACTGAGAGCAGCTTCCTGAAGAGTCGCCAGAAGGAGATTGAGATGGGCTACAGTGTGGTGAACAAACGGCAGTCGGGTTCACTGTCATTGCCCGGGGGATCTCCGGAACGGGGCAAGGTGAACAGTGGAACCTGGCGTACATCCCGAGCCGTAGGGTACACGGACGATGAAGTACAGCCAAGAGATCGACAGTACACCACCGCTCGGGGCAGTGCATCGCGTGAGGATTACCCCGGTGACCGTGAGGATCAGAACTCACTGTACGTACGTTATCCCTTTCGAACGGACACGTATCGCACGCTGAAAGAAGAGTACGATGAAAAGCAACATCAACGTCAGCACACGTCCAGACCGACTAAGCCAATAGGAATAGCCAGTCCGCGGATGAATGAAGCACGCCCGGGAGACAGAAGCCCGGAACCGATGTCAAGGAAGGATTCGCTACCGACTGATCTGCCGAAGTACACGTTTGGTACGGAACAGTTGCAACAGCGTCGAAGTCGGTTTCAACAGTTCCAAAAGTCGTTCCAGAAGATGGACGATAGCGCGTCGGAAGTATCCGTTCAGCAGAGCTTCTTTGTGCCCATCTAA